gtatTAGAGTAAATGTTGAAAGATTGTCATTTTTTATTCAGAGCAAAAAACATATCAATTCATATCAGAACATATCAGAGTATATCAGAGCTCAAAAGGAATATCAAAACATTCTCCCAGCATTCTTTCCCTTtgtgcattagcaaaaaaggtatgcAAATAGGTATTGATAtttagataatcaattatttcagagatgcatcagtaaatcatgttaatcaaacaaataaagatgTTCCCCCTGTCACAGATAATCACATGTTAAAGATATATTCTCCCCCTTAAATATAGGCatgtgaaatatttaaaaaatatgtaatgctccccctgtcattatgcatgttttatattcaaaacCCAGATGCACAATGCAGTATGCACAGATTATATCAGAGCATATATGAGCATATAACAATATTGTATCAGTTCATAACTGATGCAAACACATTAATGCAACAATGATACAATATCATTCCACAATCTCAATATAATCTCTCAAAcatttcaatcaattataatGCAAAGATATATCAGATATAAAACAATCAACAGTAAGTAATCAATAATCAGAATAACCGAATTCCAAATCATGGAATTTATAACCCCTGTTAAACAGTAATCGATTGATCCACAATTGCAATCGATTTCATTGCTTTCCATTTGAGTTAATCTCTAGTTGTTCATCCAGAAGCAATGTTCTtgcaaaacctttcaagatTCTTTCCAGATCAAGCATCTTAGTATCATTATAATGCAATAATTAATATAGGTATAATTTGTGTGTCTAAATGTATGAATGCAATGATAAATAGTAAAGCAATCAACTTCACACATAACACAGTTGACTTTAATCAGATATAAATCACTACTTTATACTACTGTCATTTAAGATTCCTAGTTCATTTCGAATAGTATAAAATCTTTCTTTGTTCAAcggttttgtaaaaatatcagcccattgatgtaaggtatctACATATTCGACCTTAATTTCACCCTTGAGGATATGGTCTCGTATGAAGTGATGccttatttcaatatgcttagtTTTCGAATGAAGAACAGGATTTTTAGTCAAATTTATTGCACTTGTGTTATCACATTTTAAGGGAATGTGATCTAGTGATATACCGTAATCTTCTAGTTGGCTCTTGATCTAAAGAGACTGAGCACAACAACTACCAGCTGCTTTATATTCAGCTTCTGTGGTGGATAATGCcacacaagcttgtttctttgaatgccaagagACTAAAGAAGATCCAAGTAGATGACAAATGTCACTAGTGCTCTTTCTATCTAGCTTACAACCTCCAAAGTCAGAATCACTATAaccttcaagaaaaatatttgtaccGTTTGGATACCATAGTCTAAGACTTTTTGTTCCTTTGaggtatttcaaaattctttttacaACAGTTAGGTGTGATTCTTTAGGTGAAGACTGAAATCTAGCACAAAGACATACACTGTGCATGATGTCAGGTCTACTGGCAGTTAGATATAACAAAGACATGATCATACCTCTGTACATCTTTTGATCAACGTTCTTACCAGCTTCATCATGATCTAAGTAGCAGTTTGTAGCAATGGGAGTTGTAGCTTCCTTGTAATCCAACATTTTGAATTTCTTCAACAGATCAGTGGAATACTTGGATTAGTGAATGAAAATGCCATTTTTAGCTTGTTTGACTTGAAGACCAAGAAAGTAAGTAAGCTGTCCCATCATGGACATCTCAAACTCATCCTCAAATCCTGGTGGTTGTTCCACATAAACTTCCTCTTTAATATATCCATTTAGGAATGCACTtttgacatccatttgatatagCTTGAATGTCATCACTGATGCAATAGCAAGAAGAATTCTTATTGCCTCCATTCCAGCCACAGGTGCATATGTTTCATCATAATCGATTCCTTCCTCTTGGCAGTAGCCTTTTGCAACTAatcttgctttattttttatgatttcacCTGAATCATCCATCTTATTTATGAAAACCCATTTAGTGCCTATGACCTGCAGGTTATCTGTTCTTGGTACCAGTTCCCATACATTATTCCTCTTAAACTGGTTTAGTTCCTCTTGCATGGCCATCATCTAATTATCATCTGCAAGAGCATCTTCAACCCTTTTTGGCTCAATCTTAGACACGTATGCAACATTCATACAGAACTGATTCAGTTGCCTTCTTGTAGACACACCTCTCGTAATATCACCAATTATGTTTCCTGTAGAGACATTTTTAGGAACTTTCCATTCCTTAACCGATTCTGCTATGGGTGAATCGATTACGTCTTCAGAGTTCTCTTCTTTTGAAATTTCctcattttcttcctcttctccagCAGAGTTGTCAGCTTCTATAAATTTTCTAGTCTGTTCAGGATTAACAGCGGTTTCAACATACTCGTTAAACGCAATGTGAACCGATTCTTCAACACGCATTGTTCTCTTATTGTATAACCGATAAGCTTTGCTTGTAAGTGAATATCCTATAAAAATTGCTTCATCAGCCTTGGAGTCAAACTTACCAAGGTTTTCCTTTCCATTGTTTAgtacaaaacatttgcatccgaAGATCCTTAGATGTGAGATATTTGGCTTTCTTCCTTTGAATAGCTCATATGGAGTTACTTTCAACATAGATCTTATTACAGTTTTGTTCAACACATAGCATGCTGTAGTTACTACATCTGCCCAGAAATACTTTGGCGTGTTCCTTTCATTCAACATTGTTCTTACTAACTCTTCCAATGCcctattctttctttcaaccacaccattttgttgaggtgctCTAGGTGCTGAGAAATTTCGAGATATTCCCATTTCTGCACAATATTCATCAAATGTTTCATTCTGAAATTCTTTGTCGTGGTCACTTCTAATCGATTTGATTCTGAGTTCCTTCTCATTTTGAATAATAGCAGCAAACTTCTTAAACACTTTGAATGTGTCATTCTTGGCAAGGATGAAGAAGGTCTAAGTGAAGCGAGAATAGTCATCCACGATTACTAATCCATAAGAATTTCCACCTAGACTTTTTACCCTTGAGGGACCGAATAAGTCCATGTGTAGAAGTTGCAGAGGTCTAGAAGTTGACATCTCCCTTTTGTTCTTGAAGGACTGCCTagtttgttttctcttttggcATGCATCACATAATCTCTCAGAAGCGTAGTGAATGTTGGGAAGACCAATGACAAGATCCTTTGATACTAACTTGTTCAGTTAACCCATGTTGATGTGAGCTAGTCTCTTGTGCCACAGTCAGGCATCATCTTCCTTAGTCATCAAACAAACGACAAACTTGAATGGCATATCTTTGAAGTCGATTATGTAGATATTATTATGTCTTTTCCCACAAGTAACATCTCATCAGTTGAACCATTGCTGATCTGACAATATTTAGGTTGAAATGTAATCTTCAATCTTCTATCACATAACTGACTGATCCTGAGTAGATTGTGCTTTAACCCTTCAACAAGAAgtacttttttaatttcataagaAGAAGGAGTTTTGATTTTACCTATACCCATGATCTTTCGTTTGTTGTTGTCGTCGTATGTGACATAACCAAAAGTCTTGTAAGATATACTAATGAACTTTGTTGGATCTCCTGTCATATGTCTTGAGCATCAACTGTCCAGGTACCACATGGAGCTTTTCGTTCCTTGTCTCAAGCATTGTTCTGCTGTCTTAGATTTTGCCATCATGATGAGATCCTTTCTTGtacattttctttgttttcactTTGAATCTTATCATCTTTCTTCATATTGAGAAATCTCAAAAATCTTTCAGCCTGCAGATTTAATCTTTGTGATCTAGAGCTGAACTTGTTGACACAAGTAacttctttctttcattaaatCCCTGTTTCAAAATGTTCATAGAAGCCGTTAGTAACAGAGTTTAATTTTGCATTGTAAGTAGCTGATATCAGTTCAAATGCAGATTCACTTATCCTTCTTGTTTGAGAAACAGAAGCCATTTTCGAGGATCAGtcgatttaaagaaaaaagtaatcgacttgtttttcaaatattttatgaaaaccagctctgataccaattgttaaaatagaatggcttaattttcaacaccaagaggggggggggggggggggggggagtgaattggtgaaacacaaaaacaatgttttctttaaatctttttcgcaaagtagatgcatttaaaagctttcttgaaacgcaaggaaaaaggCTTTGTAGTGTAGCGGAATATAATCGAATGCGTGAAAAATAAAGTCGActgaatgtaacagagtagggatagaaagatcaaacgcggagtttttatactggttcgaccaagcctacatctagtgtccttccaccacacgaagcaaatgcactataatgatcaaggtttttacaacaaggcttttatagagacctccacgtcaaaaatataaaacacctctctaaccctctaatcaaaatataggcatacaacaaaaagaccagcagcaagaatcccctcttctATTGTCTACACCCTTTGAGAAACCCCTCAAAGtcaacactagtgcagaaagggctttagacgtccgttcttttggctttttgacgtccgaccttccctcgacgtctttgtgggtgacgttactcaAACGTCGAGGGGTCCACATCGGACGTGTGTCTAGACGTCTGATGTGTCAGGCCCGACGCCTATCCAGACGTCAGGTCTACACCctcggacgtccatatagacgtccaatGTGCCCCGTCACACGTCCCCACAGACGTCCGTCGCCTCCGCCCCCGACGTCTATACAGACGTCCGAGGTGTAGCACCCGACGACCACATGCCTGAATTGTTTTGTGCTAGGGGTGGGGTTGGACGTCGGTGTGTGCACtgacagacgtctatagacgtccgatagtgcactaaccgacgtctactgggcatttttttttaaaaaaattaatttatttttgcaataaaaccacaccttaaaagcagaaaattgtccagaacaattttgcaataatatatatatgtgtttcatataaacaaagttctacttaatgtaaaatataatccactaccaaaactatcaagataaaacttaaactaaaactaagcaatgttcaacaacaaataaaactattcctaactccatctttgcagaagataagcggtccactcctgccttatctgtctaattgtgtcctctggtataggtgatgtactcttgaagcgctgcaaaattcaagaaagattcattggtttcatatatgtttgaagatgaatttgatttgtaatgtattcaaggtatacgtcattacctcattccagtcatctgtaatgacagctcgaatgatggttttaatccaacacatcacatagaagccacattcccatgaatctagctgctggttacactaaaataacaaactaaatagttaagaatttagattattcaataacatagaaaatgaattagaactataaatgacttaaaacctttggatacaaaatttgaaccagttgaccacgTGATTTACCAATAATTCTGTACATATGggaaacacaaagtaaaattaatatgactatatttatcataaaagttgaaggtgaacatcaaattcaaagtcatttttggagaaacacttacccttgaagcattgttctcaagtcatttttcatcttcctatgcaacgaacaaaaccatataattttacatgctttgggaatgatgaccatcagctgccagtgcatGCTATCAT
This sequence is a window from Vigna angularis cultivar LongXiaoDou No.4 chromosome 2, ASM1680809v1, whole genome shotgun sequence. Protein-coding genes within it:
- the LOC108327320 gene encoding secreted RxLR effector protein 161-like, with protein sequence MLDYKEATTPIATNCYLDHDEAGKNVDQKMYRGMIMSLLYLTASRPDIMHSVCLCARFQSSPKESHLTVVKRILKYLKGTKSLRLWYPNGTNIFLEGYSDSDFGGCKLDRKSTSDICHLLGSSLVSWHSKKQACVALSTTEAEYKAAGSCCAQSL